TTGTAGCGCAGCTGAAAGCAAGAATCTGATCTAAGTTGTGTAACTTTACCAAATCAATTTTTTAATCAACAGTTTTGCTGCCAAATTATACAAGTAGTTTTGTGATTGGACACACAGTTTTACATATGCAAGCACTGAATAGTAGAGAAATGTGGTAAGACTAAATCATGCCATCTACATTGGTTTACTTCTGAAGATTAAGGGCAGTTGTAAATGATACGACCAGTTCATTTGTTAATCATGCTTTAGAGGCAGATAGGTTAATTTTACAATATTGAAGCGTTTCCCAGCAAAAGTATTGTCAACTATACATTATTTAGGAATCAACCTTTGGAGAATAGAGGGAAAGGAATCAAAAGGCAAAAAATGAACATACACCAAATAGAAATATACTCCCTCggtccctccattccaaaatataacaTGTTCTATTCATTTCAGTCCATATGTAGAGAtgttttagtgtgtttgttcactcatttcaatccgtatgtagtccatattaaaTTATCCAAAACGTCTTATCATTCGGAACAGACAAGATATTTTCTAAGCATAATCTTAATATTAAACATTGAGCTGCAATATTAGTACTGAGTGACATATGATGGAGCAAAAAAGGCGACCAACTGATCAGCTAAAAAAGGAACACACTAGATAAAATTCATCATGAAAGCATATCACAGCAACGCAGGATAATTCCTTTGTTTTTTGGTTCTCAGGGTGCAAGTTTCAGCAGCAAATTGGCGCACCCACAGATCCTATTTCCATTATCTTAAATAGAAGTGGGAAACACAAATGTATCCTGGACATGTTATCTTAGGAAATTGTAGGCAATGCTTTCTTCTCTACCGAATGAAATTCGTCAGGGTTCAGGAATCAATGCAACCAACATCTAATTAGGCAATGAACACCGAACCAGAATTTACCAGCTTACTACGCAGAGTGAGAATTTTGTTGCACCTTACGCAGTTACCAATTCTCATAGCcggttgtttgttcatgtaaatCTGAAATCAGCTGGCACTTCCCCTCTGCATGCGGCATTATAATCTTCAGCAAGGTTCGGTGCAGCTTCCTTGTGAGGACATATGAACTTCTCCAAAAATTCCTTCTCAGCCACCGTGACAATTGTCAAGTAGGTCCAGTGGCGATCTAGCAATCCATTTGCCTTAAGAAACTTTATAACATAGCACCGTGGCTTGACTCGGCCCTCCAGGCTAAAGCAGAGCATTACCGACCGATGAGCAAGGTACGCCGGTTCCATCCccatctcagatataagaaactCCGACTTGCTCTGCAGTGTCTGATTGGATTTGGTCAGCATCAGTGGGGCCTTAGAAAGAGCAATGCCCACCTCAGCATCCGACCACCTGAACGTGTTCCTTATGTACTCCACTTTGGCGGCGAGCTTCTCCTCACTGAGGGATTCAACAGCCTTCAACGCGTGCCTGAACATCCCCGATCCACGGGGCACACCGAGACGTTCCGCGCACGCCACCATCACCTGGACGCGCTCCGGCTTGGCGCTGAGCAGCCATGGCACAGCGAGGCAGAGCTTGGCAATATCGGAAGTGCCTAGCCCGCACTCACGCAGTAACTCAATATTGGGCTTGACCACCCTCTCTAGATCGGACCTGAGAAAGTACTTGAATTTCTTGAGCCCCCGGAGAAGGCTCTCGGAGGAGCCAAAGAGGGGGATGTAGTACTCCAGCCCGGAAACGATAGATCTGGAGCGGAAGCTGCGGGGTGCGAGCGAGGCGACGCGCGCGATCTCAGAGCGCGATAGGCCGAGGCCGGTGAGCCTGGCGAGGACGGGAGACAGGGTTCTCTCGACGCCGGCGCAGAGGAACTGCGGGTCACGAGCCACGAGTGCGGCGATGTCGGCACTGGATAGGCCGAGGCCGGCGAGGAAGGCGAGGACGGCGCCGGGGTTCGTGGGCGATTTGAGATGGGAGAGCTTGGTGGAGGCCTTGAGGGCCTGCGCTCGGGTGAGGCCGCAGGTGTCGACGAGGTAGTCCTCGACCGCGAATCGGGGGCTTTGGGAGACGGCGGGCGCAGCGGCGGAGAGGAGGCGGTGGAGAGAGGGGGCGGGATGGGTGGCGGGCGAAGAGAGGAGATGGGTGAGGATGCAGCTCCGGAGGCGGAGCATGGCGCCGGTGTAAgggacgtcgccggcggcgatGGGGAGAAGTGGGGATGTTCGCCGCCGGCTGTTGGTGGCTTGGTGCCGAGctcgtttttttcttttctgaggCAGTGGTGCGGAGTGCGGAGTAGGCATCGTCTTGAAAGCCAGCCCAGGAAGGAATCCTATGAGCCCAACTTGTATGTAGCCTAATAACCGAACACCGAGGCCCAGTATACACCAAAGAAGCAGCTAAAACACGATTTTTTTTCCGCAAGAGGCACGGCCGGAAACGAAAAAAGCGCGTTCTCTGTtatttttcttccgcgagaggcacgtttttgcttccgcgagaggcatgacCGTGCCTCTCATAGACGCAAAAAAAAAACTATTTTCTATTATATTTTTCTTCCGTGAGAGACAcatttttcttccgcgagaggcacggtcgtgcctctcgaaaaaggaaaaaaatcatgttttctaattttttttcttctgcGAGAGGCATGATTTTGCTTCTGCGGCCGTGCCTCTTTTGGAAATTAAAAAAAACGTGCTCCCAGTTCcattttttttgtcttttttcgtgaaaaaatgtCAAAACCTACCAACATGAGATCTAGATCTAGTTTTAAAGATCTCGACACGAGGAATCCAAatatccaatggtgaaaacggttcgagatttgaaCGCATGGtttgagagaagaaaactttTTGAATAAATAGATGTATGAAAAACGGAAAACTCTCAAGTTATACAGTACGCTGAAGAGATGAGAGTGATCTTTGAAAGGaatactccttaattagtgatttgtGACAGAGAGCGGCTCCTAAAAAATCAAGGAAAGCGACTGTGTGTTAGGAGCAATTAATTGAAGAGCAATTTTTCCTTGATAGGGTTTCGGGACATACTTTTTCGATGTACATGTAGGCTATTTTTATAAAACATTTGACCACCCAGAGTTTCATCCGGCATGAAGGTCCTGCGATATTCTCATGCTCTAAGGATGCAAATGAACGTTAACATATACTCCCTTCGTCTCAAAAtaaaagttgagacacttattctaggacggagggagtaatatataaTAATTTGACAACCAAATGATGTTGGAATCTTGCAATATATTAAAAATTAGGTTTATCCAACACCATTATTTTGCAAAAATGTGTTCTGACAGTAAATGGTGTAGAAGCTCGTTGACATACTGGAGGTTGAGAGACTTCACATGGGGAAAATCACATGCAGCAACTCAATACAATAGAAAAATCTTACGATTGAGAACACATGACAACGGTTGGATTGTTCTAATGCTTAGTGGTATTGAAAGCTTTTTTTGTGGGAAGTGGTATTAAAAGTTTCAAAACTCTTAATGGTACTAACATATTTATAAAGAATTAAAACGAATCCCATCCCTACTCTCAGGTGTACACCTGGGAAATGCAGCGCCCcgcactgggccggcccatctcaCCATGGTTCCTTTCCGTTTTGCAGACGCAAAAAAAGTAGCGCCGCCGACAGGTATCGAACCCCTGACCTCCCATTCGGCTTAAAAGCCAGCTACCACCGCGCCACCCAGCAGGATTTCATAACTAACATCCTTTTACTTCTTTTCATATTGCATCTGTCCTTTTACCCTTTTTCGTTTTTCGTTTTcgttttttctttttattcgtCCTGCATCGATGTTTTTTTATAATTCTTGAACTTTTTCTTCAAATCGATGAACAATTTTTCAAATTCgctgaacttttttcaaattcactgaacttttttcaatttcaATGAACCTTTTTCAAttttcaatgaactttttttcaatttcgatgaacttttcttaaaatttgatgaacttttttttcaaattcagtGAATCTTTTTAAAtttttcgatgaactttttttcaagtagatgaacttttttcaaatttgtagATTTTTGTtgaaatccatgaactttttttttcattttctatgaacctttttcaaaattgatgaattATTTTCAAAATCCATGAACCTTTTCTAGTCACGATTTTTTTGTTCCCAGAAAATTGATGTGATATAGTACATTATTATGTGCAACAAATAGCGCCGCGACAATGTTATTTCCTGTCTCACGCTGTTTCTAACCACTCGCGGCCGGTAGCTCAAGTGGTCTGCTAGCCTTGGACGTTGAGTGAACATCCTGAGTTCGATTCCTGCAGTATTCACTTTTTTTGGGTGTTTTCCGCGTACGACGCGTTTCGTGGGCCGGCCCACTTGCAGGGCGCGAGGGCGCTGCTTCTCCTAGCCGGCGCGTGGGCGCTGTTTCCCGAACACCTGCGCATGCGCAGCCCATCCCGATGGCCCTAGCCGAAAGCCCTGCATATAGATCGGGCTCGGGCTCAGTTTTTCACCCAAAGCCCAGCCCAAAAGCTCGAACATAGCCTGAACGAGGGACGAGGGTAAAACAATATTTTTAATTTAAAATAGGTATAATAATATATTTAAATATTCTGAAAATTATTAgtttaaattcaaaaaatgtaaTGTTTACATGTCTTGGCCCGGGCCGGGCTTTGTGCTTTTGTCAACCCAGCCCGAGCCCTGCCCGGCCTGACCCGAGGTATGATGAGGTTTATTCAGGTGCATGGCGCAACAAAATGACTTTTTCATTCTCTTTAAAAATTTAACTTTCCTATTATTTAAATGTGGTTACCTATTTTGTAAATCAGGTTTGTATCATTTTTTTTCCTTTGTATGACCTCAACAATTTAGAAAAAAAATGTGCAAATATTTAAATACAATTAGCACTTGCGAAAATTTAAATAATATGAAATGAGTTATAATATTGCATTTGAGTTGATGGGTTAGTGCTTTTTTTAGGGTGATAGGTTAGAATTGAAATTGACGCTTTTTCTAAATACGTGCAATTATGAATCCCGTTTCCAAAAATAATTCTGGAATAAATCTGTACCTACTCTTTATCTTTACCTAGTAATAAAGAGAATTGGGTTTCTGCCTGTACGTCGTCGCGCGCGATTTTGCATAAAAGTCCATCTGTTTCAGAGAATTCGACCCGCGGTCCTATTTTTAAGTGGCTAATCCGAAAAAACGATTCGTTTTTACATAAAGGACCCTGCAGTTTTTATTATTTGACCTGCAACCACAGGACAGGCAAGAGGCGGCGCTTGGTTGGTGGTCTGGGCGGCGGGGCGGACGGATCGAAGCCGACGGAGAGGTGCCGGCCCGAAGGCAGGGCGAGCTCCAAGGCGGCGGATGAATGGGCGCTCCTCTCGGTCGTCCTCCTCCCGACCGCATGACAGGCAAGAGGCGACTCTTGGTTGGTGGTCTGGGCGGCGGATACGGCTGCTCCGCGCGTGGATCCAGCGGACGGATCGAGGCGGAGGACCACGAGGCCGACGGAGAGGTGGTGGgccggaggcggggcgagctccAAGGCGGCGGGGTTGTTCCATGGCGACTTCCTTCCCTGTAGAAAACAAAGATTAGTGAcaaagagaagaaggagaaggaaaaagcCTAGAGAGAGAAGGACAAAGGGGCGGCGGCAGCTGCTGGGATGGCCTGCTCGTGGCATAGCTAGAGCTCCTCTCCAAGCGCCGTCGGAGGCAGGAAGGCCGGCTTGCTGGAGTGGGAAGAAGGGGGGATTTGCGAATGGGGAAGAATAGAaacggatgcggttgcgtggttTTGCTGTAACAATAGGTCTATTATCAGAAAAAATAGTCACCTCGCTCCTTTGTAATCAATAGGATCAATTTATATACACCAACTGCTTGAGGCATCTACAAGCAGAGGAAGGAAACTGAAGAAACTACAAGCACGCAATCGGCAGCGGCTACTTGAGGCATCAAGGGAACAGAACGAAGAAGCACAATCCAATCAGTAGGAGGATGGACGGCCCCTTGAGAAATAGAAAATGTGTCAATACACAGTATGATTTGGGCTACTAGATTCGCTGATGACAGAACCACAAGATCACTTCCATGCCCACACGCACAGCGTCTCCAGCCACCAAAACAGCACTCACCGCGTCGCATGAGTAACTCCGGAGAGCCACAACAGGTAGTCGGCTTGGAGCTCCTCAAGTTGTAGCGCCCGGCCCTTGGAGCCAGCTCGTGCAAAAAACCCGCAGCTTGCGCGCGCAGGCGAGCACGACAGCGCCTCCTCCGGCAgcatcggagcgcgcccggacGACGGAAGCTTCTCACAGCAAGACACCCTGCCGTGTATCGTCTCCAGCATCTCCCGTCGACACAGTTGTCTGGCGAATGAAGATGAGGAAAGTCAGAGGGagggggaagaagaggaagaaatgGGCCGAGAGGTCGAGAGGATAAGATTTAGCGGTGGGGAACGAGGGGGAGGGGGATAAGGCGTCGCGCCGCAGGACACGTGACGACAGGAAGAGGCGTTTTAGATCAGTGACTTCGAAAAGGAACAGAATATAATCTTGCAAACAAAAAACAACCAACATTTCCAGTAAAAAATACTaaacctgtttgctttttttgcgaaaaatacCTCCGAACTATATTAAACTAAGCCAATGGTACAAAGCACCCCCACAAGAATGAAAATTAAAAACAGATCCTTGAGGAGCCGACCGCGCGGGCTGagggctgttggggaacgtagtaatttcaaaaaaattcctacgcacacgcaagatcatggtaatgcatagcaacgagagaggagagtgttgtccacgtaccctcgtagaccgaaagcagaagcgttaacacaacgcggttgatgtagtcgaacgtcttcacggtccgaccgatcaagtaccgaacgcactgcacctccgagttcagcacacgttcagctcgatgacgtccctcgaactccgatccagccgagtgttgagggagagtttcgtcagcacgacggcgtggtgacgatgatgatgttctaccgacgcagggcttcgcctaagctccgctacgatattatcgaggtgtaatatggtggaggggggcaccgcacacggctaaaagatcgttgatcaattgtgtgtcgagaggtgccccctgcccccgtatataaaggagcaagggggaggccgccggccatgGAGGAGAGGCGTGCctgggaggagtcctactcctaccgggagtaggactccccccttttccatgttggactagcagagagggggaagaggtggaggggaggaaggaagggggggcgcccccccccccctctccttgtcctattcggactgggggggaagggggcgcggccctgccctagcctcctctcctctcttccacctaggcccactaaggcccattaagttaccggggggttccggcaacctcccggtactccggaaaaatcccgatttcactcggaacacttccgatgtccaaacataggctttcaatatatcaatctttatgtctcgaccatttcgagactcctcgtcatgtccgtgatcacatccgggacttcaaacaaccttcggtacatcaaaacatataaactcataatataactgtcatcgtaactttaatcgtgcggaccctacgggttcgagaactatgtagacatgaccgagacacctctccggtcaataaccaatagcggaacctggatgctcatattggttcccacatattctacgaagatctttatcggtcagaccgcataacaacatacgttgttccctttgtcatcggtatgttacttgcccgagattcgatcgtcggtatctcgatacctagttcaatctcgttaccggcaagtctctttactcgtttcgtaatacatcatcccgcaactaactcattagttacaatgcttgcaaggcttatagtgatgtgcattaccgagtgggcctagagatacctctccgacaatcggagtgacaaatcctaatctcgaaatacgccaacccaacaagtacctttggagacacctgtagagcacctttataatcacccagttacgttgtgacgtttggtagcacacaaagtgttcctccgataaacgggagttgcataatctcatagtcataggaacatgtataagtcatgaagaaagcaatagcaacatactaaacgatcgagtgctaagctaacggaatgggtcaagtcaatcacgtcattctcctaatgaagtgatcccgttaatcaaatgacaactcatgtctatggctaggaaacataaccatctttgattaacgagctagtcaagtagaggcatactagtgacactctgtttgtctatgtattcacacatgtattatgtttccggttaatacaattctagcatgaataataaacatttatcatgatataaggaaataaataatactttattattgcctctagggcatatttccttcagtctcccacttgcactagagtcaataatctagattacacagtaatgattctaacacccatggagtcttggtgctgatcatgttttgctcgtggaagaggcttagtcaacgggtctgcaacattcagatccgtatgtatcttgcaaatttctatgtctcccacctggactaaatcccggatggaattgaagcgtcttttgatgtgcttggttcttttgtgaaatctggattcctttgctaaggcaattgcaccagtattgtcacaaaagattttcattggtcccgatgcactaggtatgacacctagatcggatatgaactccttcatccagactccttcatttggtgcttccgaagcagctatgtactccgcttcacacgtagatcccgccacgacactttgcttagaactgcaccaactgacagctccaccgttcaatgtaaatacgtatccggtttgcgatttagaatcgtccggatcagtgtcaaagcttgcatcaacgtaaccatttacgatgagctctttgtcacctccataaacgagaaacatatccttagtccttttcaggtatttcaggatgttcttgaccgctgtccagtgatccactcctggattactttggtacctccctgctaaacttatagcaaggcacacatcaggtctggtacacagcattgcatacatgatagagcctatggctgaagcatagggaacatctttcatcttctctctatcttctgaagtggtcgggcattgagtcttactcaatctcacaccttgtagtacaggcaagaaccctttctttgcttgattcattttgaacttcttcaaaactttgtcaaggtatgtgctttgtgaaagtccaattaagcgtcttgatctatctctatagatcttaatgcctaatatatatgcagcttcactgaggtctttcattgaaaaactcttattcaagtatccctttatgctatccagaaattctatatcatttccaatcagcaatatgtcatccacatataatatcagaaatgctactgagctcccactcactttcttgtaaatacaggcttctccaaaagtctgtataaaaccaaatgctttaatcacactatcaaagcgtttattccaactccgagaggcttgcaccagtccataaatggatcgctggagcttgcacactttgttagctccctttggatcgacaaaaccttccggttgcatcatatacaactcttcttccagaaatccattcaggaatgcagttttgacatccatttgccaaatttcataatcataaaatgcggcaattgctaacatgattcggacagacttaagcatcgctacgggtgagaaggtctcatcgtagtcaatcccttgaacttgtcgaaattatttcgcaacaagtcgagctttatagacagtaacattaccgttagcTTCAGttttcttcttgaagatccatttattttcaatggcttgccgatcatcaggcaagtcaaccaaagtccatactttgttctcatacatggatcccatctcggatttcatggcctcaagccattttgcggaatctgggctcaccatcgcttcttcatagttcgtaggttcgtcatggtctagtaacataacctccagaacaggattaccgtaccactctagtgcggatcttaatctggttgacctacgaggttcagtaataacttgatctgaagtttcatgatcattatcattaacttccccactaattggcgtaggtgtcgcagaaactggtttctgtgatgatctactttccaataagggagcaggtacagttacctcatcaagttctactttcctcccactcacttctttcgagagaaactccttctctggaaaggatccattcttagcaacgaatgtcttgcc
The sequence above is a segment of the Aegilops tauschii subsp. strangulata cultivar AL8/78 chromosome 6, Aet v6.0, whole genome shotgun sequence genome. Coding sequences within it:
- the LOC109758447 gene encoding uncharacterized protein, with translation MPTPHSAPLPQKRKKRARHQATNSRRRTSPLLPIAAGDVPYTGAMLRLRSCILTHLLSSPATHPAPSLHRLLSAAAPAVSQSPRFAVEDYLVDTCGLTRAQALKASTKLSHLKSPTNPGAVLAFLAGLGLSSADIAALVARDPQFLCAGVERTLSPVLARLTGLGLSRSEIARVASLAPRSFRSRSIVSGLEYYIPLFGSSESLLRGLKKFKYFLRSDLERVVKPNIELLRECGLGTSDIAKLCLAVPWLLSAKPERVQVMVACAERLGVPRGSGMFRHALKAVESLSEEKLAAKVEYIRNTFRWSDAEVGIALSKAPLMLTKSNQTLQSKSEFLISEMGMEPAYLAHRSVMLCFSLEGRVKPRCYVIKFLKANGLLDRHWTYLTIVTVAEKEFLEKFICPHKEAAPNLAEDYNAACRGEVPADFRFT